Proteins from a single region of Ziziphus jujuba cultivar Dongzao chromosome 1, ASM3175591v1:
- the LOC107420942 gene encoding large ribosomal subunit protein P3y, with protein MGVFTFVVRNSGGEWTGKQHSGDLEASAPSSYELQRKLVQSALSADSSGGVQTSYSLITPSSAVFQVIVGGGGGGGFIGGGAAAAPSGGAAPAAEAAPAEEKKEEKEESDDDMGFSLFD; from the exons ATGGGTGTCTTCACCTTCGTGGTGCGTAACTCCGGCGGCGAGTGGACCGGAAAACAACATTCCGGCGATTTGGAGGCCTCCGCACCCTCCTCCTACGAGCTCCAGAGGAAGCTGGTTCAAAGCGCCCTTTCCGCCGACTCTTCCGGTGGCGTCCAGACCTCTTACTCCCTCATCACTCCCTCCTCTGCCGTTTTCCAG GTAATTGTTGGTGGCGGAGGCGGTGGCGGTTTCATTGGAGGAGGAGCTGCCGCAGCTCCTTCTGGCGGTGCAGCCCCAGCTGCTGAAGCTGCCCCAGctgaagagaagaaagaagaaaaggaagagagTGACGATGATATGGGTTTCTCACTCTTCGATTAG
- the LOC112491823 gene encoding uncharacterized protein LOC112491823 — MVAKPSISRILLILIVLTPAAVLMAIGGDQQGKDRQEPSPPILLPVMPNEMCRSKMRKCSDDCGTKCCNAVCAAAHRGGFGFCYGRGPSVYGDCLCMWLPPCNTLRF, encoded by the exons ATGGTGGCCAAACCCTCAATTTCCCGCATTCTCCTCATTCTCATAGTACTCACACCAG CTGCAGTTCTAATGGCAATAGGAGGAGACCAGCAGGGTAAGGACAGACAAGAACCGTCTCCACCAATATTGTTACCGGTGATGCCAAATGAAATGTGTAGGTCTAAGATGAGAAAATGTAGTGATGACTGTGGTACCAAATGTTGTAATGCAGTATGTGCGGCAGCGCATAGGGGAGGTTTTGGATTTTGTTATGGCCGCGGTCCTTCCGTTTATGGTGATTGCCTTTGCATGTGGCTTCCACCTTGCAACACCCTTCGTTTTTAG
- the LOC107420862 gene encoding protein NUCLEOLAR FACTOR 1 isoform X2, whose protein sequence is MGKKSKSKRELKRPKKIEKSCAIEHGTKYDHAPEENIVHCPSPSSSGDPEFGLEREPYEGESAYNKLLMMLGSSNKSVADACKKRQRQEEGKSDSEEDEDNGDVSSSMSEEVDEVEEGAETEQDKETSDLDEEHDSGTDDEATAEASVDGSSFHMHLEHGISEIEADNLSKKKWKYKWELPAIGMPNCKWKGTGECFMKDVNSNAEYDLKSKLYKHWMDTYKKSGGSDFHSSKQRLFFTLCNSYRDILHFNKKPFYLKGLGEDSSIMDAYIMHSLNHVFKTADLVKKNDAKLTKYEEKAKEEIITSDSFLDHGFTRPKILILLPFASIALRLVKRLVQLTPSGHKVNVEHMDRFSTEFGTEEIENGDRDENNSSKDGQDFGKLKPHKSSKPADFEALFGGNNNDDFMFGIKFTRRSIKLYSDFYSSDIIVASAVGLLSKIGAADKNKEKDVDYLSSIEVLIIDYADVIAMQNWDFLKAVVERLNHVPSKQHGTDIMRIRQWYLNGYARFYRQSIILGSYLNPDMNSLFKLHCLNYQGKVKLECEYKGVLPKVLLQVQQVYVRFDADSIENIDNARLEYFTKKVFPKIKTSIQGGVMIFVSSYFEFVRLRGFLKSQEASFCLLPEYAKPSDISRARVWFFEGKRKIMLYTERMHFYHRYKIRGIRNLIFYSLPERKDFYLEMVHMLEGSNDMTSTALFSCFDLPRLERIVGTANAKRMVKSDKEAFVFC, encoded by the exons ATGGGGAAGAAATCTAAGAGTAAACGAG AATTGAAGAGACCAAAAAAGATTGAGAAGAGCTGTGCAATTGAGCACGGTACAAAATATGACCATGCTCCTGAAGAGAATATCGTCCATTGCCCCTCACCTAGTTCCTCAG GGGATCCGGAATTTGGACTGGAACGGGAACCTTATGAGGGAGAATCGGCTTATAATAAGCTGTTAATGATGTTGGGTTCATCTAACAAATCTGTTGCTGATGCATGTAAGAAGAG ACAAAGACAGGAAGAAGGTAAAAGCGACtcggaagaagatgaagataatgGAGATGTATCTTCTAGTATGTCAGAGGAAGTGGATGAAGTTGAAGAAG GAGCTGAAACTGAACAGGATAAAGAGACCTCTGACTTGGATGAGGAGCATGACTCTGGAACCGATGATGAAGCTACTGCTGAGGCATCAGTGGATGGGAG TTCCTTTCATATGCACTTGGAGCACGGTATATCAGAAATAGAAGCTGATAATCTATCTAAAAAGAAGTGGAAATATAAATGGGAGCTTCCTGCTATTGGGATGCCAAATTGCAAGTGGAAAGGAACAGGAGAGTGCTTCATGAAG GATGTCAACAGCAATGCTGAATATGATCTGAAGTCTAAGTTGTATAAGCATTGGATGGATACATATAAGAAATCTGGAGGCTCCGACTTTCATTCATCTAAACAAAGATTGTTCTTCACCCTTT GCAACAGTTATCGGGATATATTGCATTTCAACAAGAAACCCTTTTATCTTAAAGGCTTGGGAGAAGATTCAAGTATCATGGATGCATACATTATGCATTCT CTCAATCATGTCTTCAAAACTGCGGATCTTGTGAAAAAGAATGATGCAAAATTGACCAAGTATGAGGAGAAAGCTAAGGAGGAAATAATTACAAGTGATAGTTTCCTTGATCATGGGTTTACACGTCCTAAG ATTTTAATCCTATTGCCATTTGCTAGTATTGCACTTCGTCTTGTTAAGAGACTTGTACAACTGACCCCTTCAGGTCACaag GTGAATGTGGAGCATATGGATCGATTTTCTACAGAATTTGGAACTGAAGAGATTGAAAATGGTGATAGGGACGAAAACAACTCGTCCAAAGATGGCCAGGATTTTGGAAAATTGAAACCTCACAAATCTTCTAAACCTGCAGACTTTGAAGCACTTTTTGGTGggaataataatgatgattttaTGTTTGGTATCAAATTCACTAG GCGGAGCATAAAGCTTTACAGTGATTTTTATTCCTCAGACATCATAGTTGCTTCAGCTGTTGGTTTGCTTTCT AAAATTGGGGCTGCTgataaaaataaggaaaaagatGTTGATTATCTTTCCTCTATAGAG GTTCTTATCATTGATTATGCAGATGTAATAGCAATGCAG aactggGACTTTCTGAAAGCAGTTGTTGAACGACTGAACCATGTACCATCTAAGCAGCATGGAACTGATATTATGCGCATAAGACAGTG GTACCTGAATGGATATGCCAGATTTTACAGGCAATCAATAATTTTGGGATCATACCTAAATCCAG ATATGAATTCATTGTTCAAGCTTCATTGCCTTAATTACCAAGGAAAG GTGAAGTTGGAGTGTGAGTATAAAGGTGTTCTCCCCAAGGTGTTACTTCAGGTGCAGCAG GTTTATGTGCGATTTGATGCAGattcaatagaaaatattgACAATGCTCGTCTTGAATACTTTACGAAGAAG GTTTTCCCCAAGATTAAAACTTCTATCCAG GGTGGGGTTATGATTTTTGTCAGTTCTTACTTTGAATTTGTTCGACTTCGGGGATTTTTGAAGTCCCAGGAAGCATCCTTCTGTCTGCTTCCAGA GTATGCAAAACCAAGTGATATTTCTCGTGCGCGGGTCTGGTTCTTTGAAGGGAAACGGAAGATCATGCTTTACACAGAAAGAATGCATTTTTACCACAGATATAAG ATTCGTGGTATTCGAAATTTAATCTTCTATTCACTTCCAGAGAGAAAGGACTTTTACCTTGAG ATGGTTCATATGCTTGAGGGGTCCAATGACATGACAAGCACCGCACTCTTTTCTTGCTTCGATCTACCCAGg CTCGAGAGAATTGTTGGAACAGCAAATGCAAAGAGAATGGTGAAATCGGACAAAGAagcatttgttttttgttga
- the LOC107421192 gene encoding 2-methoxy-6-polyprenyl-1,4-benzoquinol methylase, mitochondrial, whose protein sequence is MALRTVTRKLRSKLLPMFYSSSSLLHSHATSFGFKEVREEEKSQMVGKVFSNVATNYDLMNDLMSAGLHRLWKDRLVSKLNPFPGMKHLDVAGGTGDVAFRILETIRSVKRRGMQDVLEDELQEETQIYACDINPNMLNVGKKRALENGLGEDRSLVWVEGDAEALGFGNDSMDAYTIAFGIRNVTHIEKVLSEAYRVLKRGGRFLCLELSHVNIPVFKELYDYYSFSIIPAMGELVSSDRESYQYLVESIRRFPPQETFASMIADAGFQNVEYENLVGGVVAIHSGLKI, encoded by the exons ATGGCGTTGAGGACGGTGACAAGGAAGCTCAGGAGTAAACTGTTGCCCAtgttttattcttcttcttctttattacaTTCTCATGCCACAAGTTTTG GATTTAAAGAGGtaagggaagaagaaaaaagtcaaATGGTTGGTAAAGTCTTCAGCAATGTTGCTACAAATTATGATCTTATGAATGATTTGATGAGTGCTGGACTACACAGATTATGGAAGGATAG ACTAGTTTCAAAACTGAATCCATTTCCTGGTATGAAGCATCTTGATGTGGCTGGTGGGACAG GTGATGTTGCTTTCAGGATTCTAGAAACCATAAGGTCTGTTAAACGTAGAGGAATGCAAGATGTTCTTGAAGATGAGTTACAAGAAGAGACTCAGATTTATGCATGTGATATCAACCCTAACATGTTAAATGTTGGTAAAAAGCGGGCTTTAGAGAATG GTCTTGGAGAAGACCGGTCTCTTGTATGGGTAGAGGGAGATGCAGAAGCCTTGGGTTTTGGTAATGATTCAATGGATGCTTACACAATTGCATTTGGTATTAGGAACGTCACACACATAGAGAAAGTTCTGTCTGAAGCTTATAG GGTGCTCAAACGAGGTGGAAGATTCCTTTGCCTTGAACTGAGTCATGTAAACATTCCAGTATTTAAGGAATT GTATGACTACTATTCATTCTcaatcatcccggccatgggaGAGTTAGTTTCAAGCGATCGGGAATCCTATCAGTACTTAGTCGAGAGCATTCGCCGTTTTCCCCCCCAG GAGACCTTCGCTTCGATGATTGCAGATGCAGGTTTTCAGAATGTTGAATATGAAAATCTTGTTGGAGGAGTGGTTGCCATCCATTCTGGATTAAAAATTTAG
- the LOC107421106 gene encoding 18S rRNA (guanine-N(7))-methyltransferase RID2: MSSRPELQAPPEIFYDDAEARKYTSSSRIIQIQGKLTKRALELLALPDDGVPKLLLDIGCGSGLSGEKLSKKGHQWIGLDISQSMLDVALEREVEGDLLLGDMGQGLGLRDGVIDGAISISAVQWLCNADKSSHEPRLRLKAFFGSLYRCLSRGARAVFQVYPENIDQRVLILNYAMRSGFSGGVVVDFPHSSKKRKEYLVLTCGPPSINTSVPEGKGEDEESCSDDETSGDEERQTVSISDRHRPRKKQKTNRGKGREWILKKKEQMRRKGNVVPPDTKYTARKRKARF, from the exons ATGTCGTCTAGACCGGAGCTACAAGCACCACCTGAGATATTCTACGACGATGCGGAAGCTCGGAAGTATACCTCCTCTTCCCGTATCATCCAAATTCAAGGAAAGCTCACCAAGAGAGCTCTTGAGCTTCTCGCTCTGCCTGATGATGGAGTCCCCAAGTTGCTACTTGATATTG GTTGTGGATCAGGGCTTAGTGGGGAGAAGCTGTCCAAAAAAGGACACCAATGGATTGGTTTAGATATTTCACAGTCAATGCTTG ATGTTGCATTGGAGAGGGAGGTGGAGGGTGACCTTTTACTTGGTGATATGGGTCAG GGTTTAGGACTTCGCGATGGAGTTATTGATGGGGCCATAAGTATATCGGCCGTTCag TGGTTGTGCAATGCTGACAAGTCCTCTCACGAACCCCGACTAAGATTGAA GGCTTTCTTCGGGTCATTGTACCGATGCTTATCAAGGGGAGCAAGAGCAGTATTTCAAGTGTATCCCGAAAATATAGACCAACGGGTGTTGATTCTAAATTATGCAATGCGGTCTGGATTTTCTGGTGGTGTGGTTGTTGATTTCCCCCACAG ttccaaaaaaagaaaagaataccTTGTCCTTACTTGTGGTCCACCATCCATCAATACATCTGTTCCAGAAGGGAAAGGTGAAGATGAGGAGAGTTGCTCTGATGATGAGACTAGTGGAGATGAAGAAAGGCAGACA GTTAGCATCTCAGACAGGCATAGACCcaggaaaaagcaaaaaacaaacaGAGGCAAGGGAAGAGAGTGGATATTGAAGAAGAAGGAGCAGATGAGAAGAAAAGGAAATGTTGTGCCTCCTGATACCAAATACACTGCTAGAAAACGCAAGGCTCGATTTTGA
- the LOC107420862 gene encoding protein NUCLEOLAR FACTOR 1 isoform X1 — MGKKSKSKRELKRPKKIEKSCAIEHGTKYDHAPEENIVHCPSPSSSGDPEFGLEREPYEGESAYNKLLMMLGSSNKSVADACKKRQRQEEGKSDSEEDEDNGDVSSSMSEEVDEVEEVQEHDMADIEDMHEGAETEQDKETSDLDEEHDSGTDDEATAEASVDGSSFHMHLEHGISEIEADNLSKKKWKYKWELPAIGMPNCKWKGTGECFMKDVNSNAEYDLKSKLYKHWMDTYKKSGGSDFHSSKQRLFFTLCNSYRDILHFNKKPFYLKGLGEDSSIMDAYIMHSLNHVFKTADLVKKNDAKLTKYEEKAKEEIITSDSFLDHGFTRPKILILLPFASIALRLVKRLVQLTPSGHKVNVEHMDRFSTEFGTEEIENGDRDENNSSKDGQDFGKLKPHKSSKPADFEALFGGNNNDDFMFGIKFTRRSIKLYSDFYSSDIIVASAVGLLSKIGAADKNKEKDVDYLSSIEVLIIDYADVIAMQNWDFLKAVVERLNHVPSKQHGTDIMRIRQWYLNGYARFYRQSIILGSYLNPDMNSLFKLHCLNYQGKVKLECEYKGVLPKVLLQVQQVYVRFDADSIENIDNARLEYFTKKVFPKIKTSIQGGVMIFVSSYFEFVRLRGFLKSQEASFCLLPEYAKPSDISRARVWFFEGKRKIMLYTERMHFYHRYKIRGIRNLIFYSLPERKDFYLEMVHMLEGSNDMTSTALFSCFDLPRLERIVGTANAKRMVKSDKEAFVFC; from the exons ATGGGGAAGAAATCTAAGAGTAAACGAG AATTGAAGAGACCAAAAAAGATTGAGAAGAGCTGTGCAATTGAGCACGGTACAAAATATGACCATGCTCCTGAAGAGAATATCGTCCATTGCCCCTCACCTAGTTCCTCAG GGGATCCGGAATTTGGACTGGAACGGGAACCTTATGAGGGAGAATCGGCTTATAATAAGCTGTTAATGATGTTGGGTTCATCTAACAAATCTGTTGCTGATGCATGTAAGAAGAG ACAAAGACAGGAAGAAGGTAAAAGCGACtcggaagaagatgaagataatgGAGATGTATCTTCTAGTATGTCAGAGGAAGTGGATGAAGTTGAAGAAG TGCAAGAGCATGACATGGCTGACATCGAGGATATGCATGAAGGAGCTGAAACTGAACAGGATAAAGAGACCTCTGACTTGGATGAGGAGCATGACTCTGGAACCGATGATGAAGCTACTGCTGAGGCATCAGTGGATGGGAG TTCCTTTCATATGCACTTGGAGCACGGTATATCAGAAATAGAAGCTGATAATCTATCTAAAAAGAAGTGGAAATATAAATGGGAGCTTCCTGCTATTGGGATGCCAAATTGCAAGTGGAAAGGAACAGGAGAGTGCTTCATGAAG GATGTCAACAGCAATGCTGAATATGATCTGAAGTCTAAGTTGTATAAGCATTGGATGGATACATATAAGAAATCTGGAGGCTCCGACTTTCATTCATCTAAACAAAGATTGTTCTTCACCCTTT GCAACAGTTATCGGGATATATTGCATTTCAACAAGAAACCCTTTTATCTTAAAGGCTTGGGAGAAGATTCAAGTATCATGGATGCATACATTATGCATTCT CTCAATCATGTCTTCAAAACTGCGGATCTTGTGAAAAAGAATGATGCAAAATTGACCAAGTATGAGGAGAAAGCTAAGGAGGAAATAATTACAAGTGATAGTTTCCTTGATCATGGGTTTACACGTCCTAAG ATTTTAATCCTATTGCCATTTGCTAGTATTGCACTTCGTCTTGTTAAGAGACTTGTACAACTGACCCCTTCAGGTCACaag GTGAATGTGGAGCATATGGATCGATTTTCTACAGAATTTGGAACTGAAGAGATTGAAAATGGTGATAGGGACGAAAACAACTCGTCCAAAGATGGCCAGGATTTTGGAAAATTGAAACCTCACAAATCTTCTAAACCTGCAGACTTTGAAGCACTTTTTGGTGggaataataatgatgattttaTGTTTGGTATCAAATTCACTAG GCGGAGCATAAAGCTTTACAGTGATTTTTATTCCTCAGACATCATAGTTGCTTCAGCTGTTGGTTTGCTTTCT AAAATTGGGGCTGCTgataaaaataaggaaaaagatGTTGATTATCTTTCCTCTATAGAG GTTCTTATCATTGATTATGCAGATGTAATAGCAATGCAG aactggGACTTTCTGAAAGCAGTTGTTGAACGACTGAACCATGTACCATCTAAGCAGCATGGAACTGATATTATGCGCATAAGACAGTG GTACCTGAATGGATATGCCAGATTTTACAGGCAATCAATAATTTTGGGATCATACCTAAATCCAG ATATGAATTCATTGTTCAAGCTTCATTGCCTTAATTACCAAGGAAAG GTGAAGTTGGAGTGTGAGTATAAAGGTGTTCTCCCCAAGGTGTTACTTCAGGTGCAGCAG GTTTATGTGCGATTTGATGCAGattcaatagaaaatattgACAATGCTCGTCTTGAATACTTTACGAAGAAG GTTTTCCCCAAGATTAAAACTTCTATCCAG GGTGGGGTTATGATTTTTGTCAGTTCTTACTTTGAATTTGTTCGACTTCGGGGATTTTTGAAGTCCCAGGAAGCATCCTTCTGTCTGCTTCCAGA GTATGCAAAACCAAGTGATATTTCTCGTGCGCGGGTCTGGTTCTTTGAAGGGAAACGGAAGATCATGCTTTACACAGAAAGAATGCATTTTTACCACAGATATAAG ATTCGTGGTATTCGAAATTTAATCTTCTATTCACTTCCAGAGAGAAAGGACTTTTACCTTGAG ATGGTTCATATGCTTGAGGGGTCCAATGACATGACAAGCACCGCACTCTTTTCTTGCTTCGATCTACCCAGg CTCGAGAGAATTGTTGGAACAGCAAATGCAAAGAGAATGGTGAAATCGGACAAAGAagcatttgttttttgttga
- the LOC107421027 gene encoding mitochondrial outer membrane import complex protein METAXIN, with product MEEVVGERDEYTLVVRKPCFGLPTACPSCLPAYFYLKFSNLPFNLDFNLIYPDSDRIPYVESGDYVAYNNEKGGVIERLKGDGIVDLDIELYSVPEWISLTAMISTWLADALVYELWVGSDGGSVEKIYYSDLPWPIGKMLLFKQIFNVKQQLGITKDNAEQKEEEIYRKANIAYGALSTRLGEQKFFFENRPSSLDAIFLGQTLITLQVLPETSLLRSKLLEHDNLVKYAERLKTEFVDASSSSSVPHFHAESSSSAPRRGPPKWSSKPKTKPKREKTKEEKTFRRRAKYFVVTQLVSVLLFLTLMGRPDDVEVELDDDDESYE from the exons atggagGAAGTGGTGGGTGAGAGAGACGAGTATACTTTAGTGGTGAGAAAGCCCTGTTTCGGTCTCCCAACTGCTTGCCCTTCATGCTTGCCTGCCTATTTCTACcttaaattttcaaatcttcCATTTAACTTGGATTTCAATCTTATATACCCCGACTCTG ATCGAATTCCTTATGTTGAGTCTGGTGATTATGTGGCCTATAATAATGAAAAAGGTGGGGTCATTGAACGACTAAAGGGGGATGGCATTGTTGATTTGGACATTGAGCTTTATTCAGTCCCAGAATGGATATCTTTAACTGCAATGATTAGCACCTGGCTTGCAGATGCACTCGTGTATGAACTCTGGGTGGGAAGTGATGGTGGTTCTGTTGAGAAGATTTATTATTCAGATCTCCCATGGCCGATAGGAAAGATGCTATTGTTCAAGCAAATTTTCAATGTAAAGCAGCAACTTGGAATTACTAAAGACAATGCTGAGCAAAAAGAGGAAGAG ATCTACAGAAAAGCAAACATTGCATATGGAGCTCTGTCAACTAGGCTTGGCGAGCAGAAGTTTTTCTTTGAAAACAG GCCATCAAGTTTGGATGCTATCTTTCTTGGGCAGACACTTATTACTCTTCAAGTTTTACCA GAAACATCATTACTGCGGAGCAAACTCTTAGAGCATGATAACCTTGTAAAATATGCTGAAAGGCTGAAGACAGAGTTTGTAGATGCTAGTTCTTCGTCTTCTGTCCCCCATTTTCATGCAGAATCCTCATCATCTGCCCCAAGAAGAGGTCCTCCAAAATGGA GTTCTAAGCCCAAAACTAAacccaaaagagaaaaaacaaaggaGGAGAAAACTTTTAGAAGAAGAGccaaatattttgtggtaacaCAGCTCGTTTCGGTTCTACTTTTCCTCACTCTTATGGGTAGACCTGATGATGTTGAAGTTGagcttgatgatgatgatgagagttatgagtaa